The following proteins are co-located in the [Chlorobium] sp. 445 genome:
- a CDS encoding CusA/CzcA family heavy metal efflux RND transporter, which produces MINRLIEFSLKERLAMASLIIILAGAGLYALGRIPIDSLPDVTNNQVQIITEARGLSAVEVEKLVTFPIETALNGLPKTLELRSISKYGLSVVTVVFEDDVDKFFARQLVLERIFSVRKALPATVSEPTLGPMSSALGEIYQYQIRGEGKTPMELRTIQDFVIKPQLKAVEGVTEVNSFGGFVKQYHVVVDPLKLQAYRVSLGEVFAAIERGNRIASGNYIEKNQEQYIIRGLGQASTIRDLENCLIRTSDNVPIYVRDVAEVKIGEEIRQGAVTRDNEGEVVTGIVMMMRGENSRAVIERIKEKVNALNATLQTQGICIESFYDQTELVKRTIRTVITNLTEGGLLVVLVLVSLLGNLRAALIVAAVIPLSMLCTFIGMNWLGLSANLMSLGAIDFGMVVDGSVVMMENIVRRIHHQPDELRLQAIHASATEVSRQIFFGVLIIMMVYVPIFSLQGIEGKLFTPMAFAVSFAVLGSLFLALTFIPLVSSFALRGKLKEWENPLLCWLTPRYGKALAAVMNHRKLSVGIALAILLGTLSLVPFMGGEFVPELEEGNILIELKRLPSITLSESIAQAEKVASVLKRFPEVKTVVCKTGRPDIANDYMGVQETDVFVILNDKRQWREGISKQLLIEHMRKAIAPYTEAMYVNFTQPIAMRVNELVSGSKGDIAIKIFGEDYTKLKRYAEVVQKVAQETKGTASILVEQVSGQPYLNITLDREEMARYGIAVEDVQQVLETAIGGKVATEVLEGQRRFAVVVRLKPSARRDLDAIGNVMIPIPNTTSFLPLRQLATITLQEGPAQVSHERTMRRLVVECNIEGRDLSSYVAELEQRLRRELKLETGYFVEYGGQFENQARAMERLSLIVPLSIFIIFVLLYGAFGSVGDAVLVLVNLPFALVGGIWALFLRGLPLSVSAAIGFITLFGVAVLNGVVLISYINARRKAETHHLRSSIIDACKVRLRPVLMTALVASLGFLPMVLSQSDGAEVQRPLATVVIGGLITSTLLTLFILPTVYEWVELRGTSTQQNSVTV; this is translated from the coding sequence ATGATTAATCGACTGATTGAATTTTCGCTCAAAGAGCGTTTAGCTATGGCAAGTTTGATTATCATACTTGCTGGTGCTGGACTCTATGCACTTGGACGCATTCCTATTGATTCGCTGCCTGATGTCACGAACAATCAAGTGCAAATCATCACTGAAGCGCGCGGGCTTTCAGCTGTTGAAGTCGAAAAACTGGTTACCTTTCCTATTGAAACAGCACTCAATGGACTGCCTAAAACGCTCGAACTGCGCTCAATTTCCAAGTATGGACTTTCGGTTGTTACTGTGGTTTTCGAGGACGATGTCGATAAGTTTTTTGCACGACAACTTGTCCTAGAGCGCATCTTCTCTGTACGCAAAGCTCTACCTGCAACGGTCTCTGAACCCACGCTCGGTCCAATGTCTTCCGCACTTGGCGAGATTTATCAGTACCAAATACGCGGTGAAGGCAAAACCCCGATGGAACTTCGCACTATTCAAGACTTTGTTATCAAACCGCAGCTTAAGGCTGTGGAAGGCGTAACGGAAGTCAACTCCTTCGGCGGTTTTGTCAAGCAATATCATGTTGTTGTCGATCCATTGAAACTGCAAGCCTATCGCGTCTCACTTGGCGAAGTCTTTGCGGCTATTGAGCGTGGCAATCGTATTGCATCAGGCAATTACATTGAAAAAAATCAAGAGCAATACATTATTCGTGGTCTTGGTCAAGCCAGCACAATTCGTGACTTAGAAAACTGCCTGATTCGTACTAGCGACAATGTACCGATTTACGTGCGCGATGTTGCAGAAGTAAAAATCGGCGAAGAGATTCGGCAAGGTGCAGTAACAAGAGACAATGAAGGCGAAGTTGTCACAGGCATTGTGATGATGATGCGCGGCGAAAACTCTCGCGCTGTGATAGAACGCATTAAAGAAAAAGTAAATGCACTCAATGCCACACTGCAAACACAAGGCATTTGCATTGAATCGTTCTACGATCAAACTGAACTTGTTAAGCGCACAATCCGCACGGTTATTACCAACCTTACAGAAGGTGGCTTGCTTGTAGTGCTGGTCTTGGTGTCGCTGCTTGGTAATCTGCGTGCGGCGCTCATTGTAGCAGCTGTGATTCCGCTCTCCATGCTTTGCACCTTTATCGGCATGAATTGGCTTGGACTTTCTGCAAACCTGATGTCACTTGGTGCAATTGATTTTGGCATGGTTGTCGATGGCTCGGTTGTGATGATGGAAAACATTGTTCGGCGCATTCATCACCAGCCTGATGAGTTGCGACTTCAAGCTATTCATGCTAGCGCAACAGAGGTCTCGCGCCAGATTTTCTTTGGCGTGCTTATCATCATGATGGTCTATGTGCCTATTTTTTCCCTGCAAGGCATAGAAGGCAAACTCTTTACGCCAATGGCATTTGCAGTGAGTTTTGCTGTCTTGGGCTCCCTGTTTCTTGCCCTGACCTTTATTCCGCTTGTCTCATCATTTGCCTTGCGCGGCAAACTCAAAGAGTGGGAAAATCCGCTGCTTTGCTGGCTTACACCGCGTTATGGCAAGGCACTTGCTGCAGTGATGAATCACCGCAAACTCTCGGTTGGCATTGCGCTGGCTATACTTTTGGGAACACTCTCTCTTGTGCCTTTTATGGGTGGTGAGTTTGTACCTGAATTAGAAGAAGGCAACATTTTGATTGAACTCAAACGCTTGCCTTCTATCACGCTCTCTGAGAGCATTGCGCAAGCCGAAAAAGTCGCCTCCGTCTTAAAGCGTTTCCCTGAGGTCAAAACCGTTGTGTGTAAAACTGGTCGTCCTGACATCGCCAATGACTACATGGGTGTGCAAGAAACCGACGTGTTTGTGATTCTAAATGACAAGCGCCAGTGGCGAGAAGGGATTTCTAAACAACTTCTCATTGAACACATGCGCAAGGCAATTGCGCCATACACAGAAGCCATGTATGTGAATTTCACGCAGCCTATTGCTATGCGTGTCAATGAGCTTGTCTCTGGCTCAAAGGGTGATATTGCCATCAAAATTTTTGGTGAAGATTACACGAAACTCAAGCGTTATGCAGAAGTTGTGCAGAAAGTTGCGCAAGAGACCAAAGGCACGGCGTCTATTTTGGTCGAGCAAGTCTCTGGTCAGCCCTATCTAAACATTACGCTCGATCGAGAAGAAATGGCACGCTACGGCATTGCCGTCGAAGATGTGCAGCAGGTTTTGGAGACTGCGATTGGTGGTAAAGTTGCAACTGAGGTTTTGGAAGGACAGCGCCGCTTTGCTGTTGTGGTGCGTCTAAAGCCCTCAGCACGGCGCGATCTTGACGCTATTGGCAATGTGATGATTCCAATTCCGAACACCACTTCATTTTTGCCTTTGCGACAATTAGCTACAATCACGCTGCAAGAAGGTCCAGCGCAAGTTAGCCATGAACGCACGATGCGTCGCCTTGTTGTAGAGTGCAACATTGAAGGGCGCGATCTTTCAAGCTATGTGGCAGAGTTAGAGCAACGCTTGCGCCGTGAGCTTAAGTTGGAGACGGGCTACTTTGTGGAATATGGCGGACAGTTTGAAAACCAAGCGCGCGCTATGGAGCGACTTTCCTTGATTGTACCATTGAGCATTTTCATCATCTTTGTTTTGCTTTATGGGGCGTTTGGGTCGGTCGGTGATGCCGTCTTAGTATTAGTCAATTTGCCTTTTGCACTGGTAGGTGGTATTTGGGCGCTTTTTCTTCGCGGACTTCCCTTGTCTGTTTCAGCAGCAATCGGTTTTATTACGCTTTTCGGTGTCGCCGTGTTGAATGGCGTTGTGCTTATCTCTTACATCAATGCACGGCGCAAAGCCGAGACACATCATCTACGCTCGTCGATTATTGATGCCTGCAAAGTGCGCTTGCGCCCTGTGCTCATGACTGCACTGGTTGCTAGCTTGGGATTCTTGCCTATGGTGCTCTCACAAAGCGATGGCGCAGAAGTACAGCGCCCACTTGCCACCGTTGTGATTGGCGGCTTGATTACCTCAACACTGCTCACGCTCTTCATTCTGCCTACCGTCTATGAATGGGTAGAATTGCGAGGCACATCGACTCAGCAAAATTCTGTTACAGTCTGA
- a CDS encoding AAA family ATPase: MSELTNIATQADQIDFTPEFLDAYHLMEKTSDCLFITGSAGTGKSTLLNYFRENTSKNVVVLAPTGIAALNVGGQTIHSFFKFPLGVVTAQSIEKKSNRELYQAIDTIVIDEISMVRADIIDGIDYFMRINGRDKKKPFGGAQMIFIGDLFQLPPVLSTEDEKSLFISLYETPYFFSAAVFEKLLLRIIHLNRVFRQSDSAFIDLLQAIRTNSIEPEHLAALNARVQPDFTPHEEEFFITLTTTNTIANTINANRLALLKAQPKSFTGTIEGNFDRRVLPAEEILTLKKGAQVMFIKNDPYKRWVNGTIGRVHEILPDSVKVEIERNGIRKVVTAERVAWEISKYDLDVKTKQIFSEPIGSFMQFPLRLAWAVTIHKSQGKTFDKVLIDLGRGAFAHGQLYVALSRCRSLEGIILKTPVRRKDVIVDQRIVSFIRQNLA; encoded by the coding sequence ATGTCAGAGCTTACGAATATAGCAACCCAAGCAGATCAAATAGACTTTACGCCTGAGTTTTTGGATGCTTACCATTTGATGGAGAAAACTTCCGATTGCCTTTTCATCACAGGCAGTGCAGGCACGGGGAAGTCTACCTTGCTCAATTACTTTCGAGAAAATACTTCAAAGAATGTGGTGGTGCTGGCGCCAACAGGCATTGCTGCGCTTAATGTGGGTGGACAGACAATCCATTCTTTCTTCAAATTTCCGCTGGGTGTTGTTACAGCGCAAAGCATCGAGAAAAAAAGCAACCGTGAACTCTACCAAGCCATTGACACTATCGTCATTGATGAAATTTCAATGGTGCGCGCTGATATCATTGATGGCATTGATTACTTCATGCGAATAAATGGACGAGATAAGAAAAAGCCATTTGGCGGCGCGCAAATGATTTTCATCGGCGATCTCTTTCAATTGCCACCTGTGCTTTCAACTGAAGATGAAAAAAGCCTCTTTATCTCACTCTATGAAACCCCTTATTTTTTTAGTGCAGCGGTTTTTGAAAAACTCTTGCTACGCATCATTCATCTAAATCGAGTTTTCCGTCAGAGCGATAGTGCCTTCATTGACCTATTGCAAGCGATTCGCACAAACAGCATTGAGCCAGAGCATCTTGCAGCGCTCAACGCTCGCGTGCAGCCCGACTTTACACCACATGAAGAAGAGTTTTTCATTACACTGACCACAACCAATACTATTGCAAATACAATCAATGCTAATCGACTTGCTTTGCTCAAAGCCCAGCCAAAAAGTTTTACAGGCACCATCGAAGGCAATTTTGACCGCAGAGTCTTACCTGCCGAAGAGATACTCACGCTCAAGAAGGGTGCACAAGTGATGTTCATCAAAAATGATCCGTACAAACGCTGGGTGAATGGCACAATTGGCAGAGTGCATGAGATTCTACCGGATTCTGTCAAGGTAGAAATTGAGCGAAACGGCATTCGAAAAGTGGTAACTGCAGAGCGTGTTGCGTGGGAAATTTCAAAGTATGACTTGGATGTGAAGACCAAGCAGATTTTTTCTGAGCCCATTGGCTCTTTTATGCAATTTCCATTGCGCCTTGCATGGGCGGTTACCATTCACAAAAGTCAAGGCAAGACGTTTGATAAGGTGCTTATTGATTTAGGACGTGGGGCATTTGCACATGGTCAGCTTTATGTAGCGCTGTCGCGCTGCCGTTCGCTCGAAGGCATCATCTTAAAGACGCCAGTGCGTCGTAAAGATGTCATTGTCGATCAACGCATTGTAAGTTTTATCCGACAAAATTTAGCCTAA